Genomic DNA from Nocardioides aquaticus:
GGCCTTGTCCAGCTTGCGCGTGGCGGCCTGGCCGAGGGTGGTCGCGGTTGCGGTGTCGCCGGAGTCGGCGGCCTCGCGGAACTTGCGGATGGCGGTCCTGAGGTCGCTCTTGACCGCCTTGTTGCGCTGGTGACGCTTCTCGTTCTGCTTGATCCGCTTGATCTGGGACTTGATGTTCGCCACTGCTACGCCTTCGTCGTCGGGTGTGCTGCCGGTCGGTGCCTGGTACGTCTGGTGAGCGGGCGCGTCAGCGCCCCACTGCGACAGGCAAGGCTAGCAGCGGGCCCGGGGGCGCCCAAATCAGGCGCCGGGGCCACCGGCGTCAGCCGTTGCCGCCGAACCCAAGCCTACGGGCCGAGCTCAGGGCCGCACCCGCCAGGGCGCGCGCCCGGTCACCGCCAGCCCCGGCGCTCGCAGAGCCAGGACCAGCAGACCTCCGCCTGCCACCGCTGGGCCTCGCGGACGTGGGGCGAGGTGGTCGGCACGGGCATCGTCGCCGAGTGCAGGAACATGCCGGTGACCAGCGCCAGCAGCGCGTCCACGTCACTGGGCCGGACGTCGCGGGTCACGCGCGCGCCG
This window encodes:
- the rpsT gene encoding 30S ribosomal protein S20, translated to MANIKSQIKRIKQNEKRHQRNKAVKSDLRTAIRKFREAADSGDTATATTLGQAATRKLDKAVSKGVIHKNQAANRKSAIGKRTASL